A stretch of the Jeotgalibacillus haloalkalitolerans genome encodes the following:
- a CDS encoding class I adenylate-forming enzyme family protein: MNTSDLLAFQAGKYGSRDAIRFMGKGVTYGELHMKVNQFSQGLKQQGIQKGDKVALFLPNTPEFVIAYLAVQRLDAIVVPVNVKLTAEELAYILDHSDAKALIVHEWVEAAAKDVTSPEIRITTANPDTGWLSFNALFVKSIEEVRSESKEDDESTILYTSGTTGRPKGVLFSYRNIFTVASMIAVEMEVKPESRMLLMMPLSHSAPLHLFMMAGLYVGATLVLTPTFTPELLIETVETEKTTHFFGAPVAYLLTAGHPKLKTADLSSMKWWIYGGAPLSKGEIEKISSAFKTDRLVCVYGLTEAGPSGSLLHAEEHAEKAGSIGRRAPLHTDLKIVNDDGEETAADEVGEIVLAGEGNMLGYYKDPEATAKTMTGHWLRTGDLAKRDQDGYIWVVDRKKDLIISGGVNVYPKEIEEAMLTVPGMREAAVIGVPHPEWGETVKAVFAAENEISQKELLLHLEKKLASFKIPRLIEQVEALPRNASGKILKQVLREAVVK; the protein is encoded by the coding sequence ATGAACACATCTGATTTATTGGCTTTTCAGGCAGGTAAGTATGGGAGCAGGGATGCGATCAGGTTTATGGGGAAGGGTGTGACCTATGGGGAGTTACATATGAAGGTAAATCAGTTCAGCCAGGGTCTAAAACAGCAGGGGATTCAAAAAGGAGATAAGGTTGCATTGTTTTTGCCGAATACACCGGAGTTCGTCATTGCTTATCTTGCTGTACAGCGGCTGGATGCGATTGTGGTGCCTGTGAATGTAAAGCTGACAGCTGAAGAGCTGGCTTATATTTTAGATCATTCTGATGCAAAAGCTTTGATTGTTCATGAGTGGGTGGAAGCAGCGGCGAAGGATGTGACGTCTCCCGAGATCAGGATTACAACGGCAAATCCTGATACGGGATGGCTATCTTTTAACGCGTTATTTGTAAAAAGTATTGAAGAGGTGCGCAGTGAATCTAAAGAGGATGATGAGTCGACGATTCTTTATACGTCAGGCACAACAGGGCGTCCTAAAGGCGTGCTGTTCAGCTACCGGAATATTTTTACCGTCGCGTCAATGATTGCAGTAGAGATGGAAGTGAAGCCTGAGAGCAGGATGCTGCTGATGATGCCGCTCAGTCATTCGGCACCGTTGCACCTTTTTATGATGGCTGGTTTATATGTTGGTGCGACGCTTGTGTTAACACCGACATTTACACCGGAATTGCTGATTGAAACAGTTGAGACAGAGAAGACCACACACTTTTTTGGTGCACCGGTTGCGTATTTGTTAACAGCAGGTCATCCGAAGCTGAAGACTGCAGATTTATCATCAATGAAATGGTGGATCTATGGAGGTGCTCCGTTATCTAAAGGAGAAATTGAAAAAATTTCATCGGCATTTAAAACGGATCGTCTGGTGTGTGTATATGGGCTGACAGAAGCGGGTCCAAGCGGGTCATTGCTTCATGCGGAAGAACATGCTGAAAAAGCGGGCAGCATTGGCAGGCGCGCACCACTTCATACAGATTTGAAAATTGTAAATGATGATGGTGAAGAGACAGCGGCTGATGAAGTTGGTGAAATTGTGCTTGCCGGGGAAGGGAATATGCTTGGCTATTACAAGGATCCTGAAGCGACAGCGAAAACAATGACTGGCCACTGGCTTCGCACCGGAGATCTTGCAAAACGGGATCAGGACGGGTATATCTGGGTGGTTGACCGGAAAAAAGATCTGATTATTTCAGGCGGTGTGAACGTTTATCCGAAAGAAATTGAAGAAGCGATGCTGACGGTCCCGGGAATGCGGGAAGCAGCCGTAATTGGTGTGCCGCATCCCGAATGGGGAGAGACAGTGAAGGCAGTGTTTGCTGCTGAGAACGAAATTAGTCAGAAGGAACTTTTATTACATTTAGAGAAAAAGCTCGCATCCTTTAAGATTCCAAGATTAATCGAGCAGGTGGAGGCATTACCGCGGAATGCTTCAGGGAAAATCCTGAAACAGGTGCTGCGCGAGGCGGTGGTGAAATGA
- a CDS encoding acyl-CoA dehydrogenase family protein, protein MTRVLTEERTPLNRNFFDGNETLKKLLKEKLDDALYAFADEELPELGRAAANEIDERARHTDREGAPRLEKYDRFGNDQSKVWVNEGYEKTVQQVYDTGIVGYVHEPIPALGRKGNYLYSFTQGFLVSHAEAGFYCPVTLTMATAYLLDHFADERVRSRFLPHVCSTGDLPLYEGATFLTERQGGSDVGANVVKAAFEDGEYRLYGEKYFASNAGMAGVAMVLARIEGAPAGSKGLTLFAVPWKVDGELNGIKIRRLKDKLGVRAVPSGEVEFDGAKAYVVGDPSKGIYYMLEALNLSRICNAVASIGIMRRALLEAKDYAEKREAFGAPLTQYPMIKDSLGKMAATLHAETVSVFELISLYDRVSAGDASREDALLVRLLIALLKKETAENAIHFSHEAIEMHGGNGYIEDFVTPRLLRDAQVLTVWEGTANILAMELIRLLKSGIVEIFETWVHKQLAAIQSSSWHDFLKGQGERILEELKQFERMPSDLQSYEAKRMMQEMTKLTESLFTAAFAVRHGERELALCEVFCEETWETRSFGQEMKTSEMTGLLMRNV, encoded by the coding sequence ATGACCAGGGTTTTAACAGAGGAGCGCACGCCGCTGAACCGCAATTTCTTCGATGGCAATGAAACGCTGAAAAAGCTATTAAAAGAAAAACTGGATGATGCACTTTACGCTTTTGCAGATGAAGAACTGCCTGAGCTTGGGCGTGCTGCAGCCAATGAGATTGATGAGCGGGCGCGTCATACGGATCGTGAAGGAGCACCGAGGCTTGAGAAGTACGACCGGTTTGGCAACGATCAGTCAAAGGTGTGGGTGAATGAGGGGTATGAAAAGACGGTTCAGCAGGTGTACGATACCGGGATTGTTGGATATGTGCATGAGCCGATCCCAGCGCTTGGCCGCAAAGGAAATTATCTCTACAGTTTTACACAGGGATTTCTGGTTTCACATGCAGAAGCGGGCTTTTACTGTCCGGTTACACTGACGATGGCGACTGCCTATCTGCTGGATCATTTTGCAGATGAGCGTGTCCGTAGCCGCTTTTTACCGCATGTGTGCTCAACCGGAGACCTGCCGTTGTATGAAGGCGCCACCTTTTTAACGGAGCGGCAGGGCGGGTCAGATGTCGGGGCAAATGTGGTGAAGGCAGCGTTTGAAGATGGAGAGTATCGCCTTTATGGAGAAAAGTATTTTGCGTCAAATGCCGGCATGGCCGGTGTTGCAATGGTGCTTGCGAGAATTGAAGGCGCGCCGGCAGGATCAAAAGGACTGACCCTTTTTGCTGTGCCGTGGAAAGTCGATGGAGAACTGAACGGAATCAAAATCAGGCGTTTAAAGGATAAGCTTGGCGTGCGTGCGGTCCCTTCAGGTGAAGTCGAATTTGATGGAGCAAAAGCTTATGTAGTCGGTGATCCATCAAAGGGCATTTACTACATGCTTGAAGCGCTGAATCTCTCGAGAATCTGTAATGCTGTCGCTTCAATCGGCATTATGCGTAGAGCGCTTCTTGAAGCAAAGGACTATGCTGAAAAGCGGGAAGCATTCGGTGCGCCGCTTACACAATATCCAATGATCAAGGATTCGCTCGGGAAAATGGCTGCCACCCTGCATGCAGAGACAGTCAGCGTGTTTGAGCTGATCTCCCTGTATGACCGGGTATCAGCGGGCGATGCAAGTCGTGAGGATGCACTTCTCGTCAGACTCCTGATTGCCCTTTTGAAAAAAGAAACCGCTGAAAATGCCATTCACTTTTCACACGAAGCCATCGAAATGCATGGTGGAAATGGCTATATTGAAGACTTCGTTACACCGAGGCTGCTGCGGGATGCACAGGTGCTGACCGTCTGGGAGGGTACGGCAAATATACTCGCAATGGAACTGATCCGTCTATTAAAAAGTGGGATAGTCGAAATTTTTGAGACGTGGGTCCATAAGCAGCTGGCTGCCATTCAATCTTCATCCTGGCACGATTTTTTAAAGGGGCAGGGTGAACGGATTTTAGAGGAGCTCAAACAATTCGAACGAATGCCTTCAGACCTTCAGAGCTATGAAGCAAAACGCATGATGCAGGAAATGACAAAGCTGACAGAAAGCCTTTTTACTGCTGCTTTTGCAGTGAGACACGGGGAGAGGGAACTGGCGCTGTGCGAGGTGTTTTGTGAAGAGACGTGGGAAACCAGAAGCTTTGGACAGGAAATGAAAACATCTGAGATGACCGGGCTTTTAATGAGGAACGTATAG
- a CDS encoding acyltransferase family protein, which yields MKPLVKEIFLLRALACLAVVFIHAITSLNRNVDGNAAFHHTELIAGLSLLQVLLMFGTPMFIFISEFVLAKTYHSSTPAHFLTKRMKYIFVPFLVIGFVTMMIDILQAGSLTGKQLLFMFYDYFIAGNFNGYFIMIIFQFYLLHLFFIRYVQHRFSPKAVLSVSIAVNLLYLSYFNFVDPYTFFPYKMTFLAWIGYFTIAFYCGKYHESFLTFLNRYKYMITLTLLVTAASLVFLHVSGLYQEIHSKRIDIFIYTVSLAFFLFYVGTKLNSLPSVIVKISQYSFGIYLLHPFFLLAYRNLLNPQLIQNDYLYAFVYLVFAAVISISGSILTVFILNKFKAGAYIAGKVGRPLVQTEKKAAVSVSLEKQSV from the coding sequence ATGAAACCGCTTGTTAAAGAGATTTTTTTGTTAAGAGCCCTGGCATGTTTGGCTGTTGTCTTTATTCACGCGATTACCTCACTGAACAGGAATGTTGACGGAAATGCTGCTTTTCACCACACTGAACTGATTGCTGGATTAAGTCTGCTCCAGGTTCTATTGATGTTTGGTACACCTATGTTTATTTTTATCTCTGAGTTTGTACTGGCAAAAACCTATCATTCAAGCACACCTGCACATTTCCTTACTAAAAGAATGAAATATATTTTTGTCCCTTTTCTCGTCATCGGTTTTGTAACGATGATGATTGATATACTGCAAGCCGGAAGTCTTACAGGAAAACAGCTGCTTTTCATGTTTTATGATTATTTTATTGCAGGTAACTTTAATGGCTATTTTATTATGATTATTTTTCAATTCTATCTTTTACATCTGTTTTTTATCAGATATGTTCAGCATCGGTTCAGCCCCAAAGCTGTTTTATCTGTTTCAATTGCAGTCAACTTATTGTATTTAAGTTATTTTAACTTTGTTGATCCATATACATTTTTCCCATATAAAATGACTTTTCTAGCATGGATTGGCTACTTCACCATTGCATTTTATTGCGGAAAATATCATGAAAGCTTTCTCACATTTTTAAATCGATATAAATATATGATTACCCTCACATTATTAGTAACTGCCGCTTCTCTTGTATTTTTACACGTCAGTGGCCTATATCAGGAAATTCATTCTAAGCGCATCGATATTTTTATTTATACGGTATCACTGGCATTCTTTTTGTTTTATGTGGGGACAAAGCTAAACAGCTTACCATCTGTGATCGTTAAAATCAGTCAATATTCATTCGGTATTTATTTATTGCACCCATTTTTTCTATTAGCTTACCGGAATCTTCTAAACCCTCAACTGATACAGAATGATTATTTATATGCATTTGTTTATCTTGTATTTGCAGCTGTGATTAGCATTTCGGGTTCGATTTTAACTGTTTTTATTCTCAATAAATTTAAGGCTGGAGCCTATATCGCTGGTAAAGTGGGCAGACCTTTAGTTCAGACCGAAAAGAAAGCGGCTGTTTCAGTCAGCCTTGAGAAACAGTCAGTATAA
- a CDS encoding YjiH family protein, with the protein MERIHSEVERANAFSAKQYMKFWLPSLIGVLLFLVPVKFGGKVTIGLGILADSLQGALAAYIPGFMTFVLVLSALGSLLVKLPALSQVKQKPAVALLFDVAPFWVSLRVIGALFALATLFEAGPELIWSPVTGQVMLYDLIPVLMVWFLFACLFMPLLLEFGLMDFIGTIVRKVMVPLFTLPGRSSIDALASWMGSGTVGVLLTTQQYESGYYTKREAAVVATNFSIASIAFSLVIARFLNIDSMFVQFYFTVIVTGVIVAVICPRIPPLSRKKETYYEPVGKQIEEVVPEGVSNFKWGVEKAVEKADQVKSYRGVAKKGIVNVLDIWFALIPLVMAIGTIALIIAEFTPVFTYLSYPFVPLLELLRIPEAQAAAPAMIVGFADMFLPAVIGSGIESELTRFVIGVLSLTQLIYMSEIGVLLVKSKIPISIWELFIVFLQRTIISLPIAALMAHLLFF; encoded by the coding sequence ATGGAACGTATACATAGTGAAGTTGAGAGAGCAAATGCTTTTTCTGCAAAGCAATATATGAAGTTTTGGCTGCCGTCTTTGATCGGTGTTTTACTTTTTCTTGTACCGGTGAAGTTTGGTGGGAAGGTGACGATTGGACTTGGAATTTTGGCAGATAGTCTGCAGGGTGCGCTTGCTGCTTATATTCCGGGATTTATGACGTTTGTGCTGGTATTATCAGCGCTGGGCAGTCTCCTTGTTAAGCTGCCGGCGCTCAGCCAGGTCAAACAGAAGCCGGCTGTTGCGCTATTGTTTGATGTTGCGCCGTTTTGGGTGTCACTGCGCGTAATTGGTGCGCTGTTTGCATTAGCGACATTATTTGAAGCAGGACCTGAGCTGATCTGGTCGCCGGTGACGGGGCAGGTCATGCTGTATGATCTGATTCCTGTGCTGATGGTCTGGTTTTTGTTTGCATGTTTATTCATGCCGCTGCTGTTAGAGTTCGGCTTGATGGATTTTATCGGAACGATTGTGCGAAAAGTAATGGTGCCGCTGTTCACATTACCGGGCCGTTCGTCGATTGATGCGCTGGCATCGTGGATGGGTAGCGGAACGGTTGGTGTGCTGCTGACGACTCAGCAGTATGAGTCGGGCTATTATACAAAGCGTGAAGCGGCAGTGGTTGCGACGAACTTTTCAATTGCGTCGATTGCCTTCAGCTTAGTTATCGCCAGATTTTTAAATATCGACAGCATGTTTGTACAGTTTTATTTCACCGTGATCGTAACGGGTGTGATTGTAGCAGTCATTTGCCCAAGAATCCCACCGCTTTCACGTAAAAAGGAAACGTATTACGAGCCTGTTGGCAAGCAGATCGAAGAGGTTGTGCCTGAGGGCGTTTCGAATTTTAAATGGGGTGTGGAGAAGGCTGTTGAGAAAGCAGATCAGGTCAAGAGTTACCGTGGTGTAGCAAAAAAAGGTATCGTGAACGTCCTTGATATCTGGTTTGCGCTGATCCCGCTCGTGATGGCGATCGGAACAATTGCACTTATCATCGCTGAATTCACGCCTGTATTCACTTACCTGTCATATCCATTTGTACCGCTGCTTGAGCTTCTCCGAATTCCGGAAGCACAGGCTGCTGCACCTGCAATGATTGTAGGATTTGCAGATATGTTCCTGCCGGCAGTTATTGGGAGCGGTATTGAGTCAGAGCTGACAAGATTTGTGATCGGCGTCTTATCCTTAACACAGCTGATCTACATGTCAGAAATCGGCGTGCTTTTAGTGAAGTCAAAAATTCCGATTTCAATCTGGGAGCTGTTCATCGTATTCCTGCAGCGTACAATCATCAGCCTGCCAATCGCAGCATTGATGGCTCATCTATTATTCTTTTAA
- a CDS encoding PLP-dependent aminotransferase family protein, with protein MNFTKYISKHIEPALKHDLPGAWMPVVPEGCVRLSSGFPDASLVPVTELKQSVTRLLNEENDLPLHYVGSPKVDQLHTWLIKRMNERNIHIKPEELLVTSGACQAIDLIARILMDEETYIVVESPTYMEALEIFQNYTDRILTVPVDQDGLRTEELEEMLAGRTRNHQPLPKVLYTIPTFQNPTGTTLSIERRKHLLALAETYEFLIMEDDAYGELHFEAPVQTLKSMDEDGRVFYIGSLSKVVAPGMRVGWIATDEAWIETLFRFKKDLDHPFAQSVMATYLEGVDWSKHLENLQTLYQSKCNTMLEALSVQMPKTVTWTRPDGGYFVWLTIQEADTAALLEKATDTGVSYIPGKYFYLEQEDGLTNLRLSFSAADENEIVEGVRRLAVCMSQL; from the coding sequence ATGAACTTCACAAAATACATCTCAAAACATATCGAACCCGCCCTTAAACACGACCTGCCCGGTGCATGGATGCCGGTTGTGCCTGAAGGCTGTGTGCGGCTGAGCTCAGGGTTCCCGGATGCATCGCTTGTGCCGGTAACTGAACTGAAGCAGTCTGTGACACGTTTATTAAATGAAGAGAACGATTTGCCGCTTCATTATGTGGGCAGTCCGAAAGTGGATCAGCTGCACACGTGGCTGATCAAACGCATGAATGAAAGAAACATACATATCAAGCCTGAAGAACTGCTCGTTACATCAGGTGCATGCCAGGCCATTGACCTGATTGCCCGCATTTTAATGGATGAAGAAACTTATATCGTTGTCGAATCACCCACCTACATGGAAGCGCTAGAAATTTTTCAGAACTATACCGACCGGATTCTGACTGTGCCGGTTGATCAAGATGGACTGCGTACAGAAGAGCTTGAGGAGATGTTAGCTGGGAGAACGCGTAATCATCAGCCGCTTCCCAAGGTGCTGTATACGATTCCAACCTTCCAAAACCCGACAGGCACCACACTTTCAATCGAAAGAAGAAAGCACCTGCTTGCGCTGGCAGAGACATATGAATTTCTGATTATGGAGGATGATGCATACGGAGAGCTTCATTTTGAGGCGCCGGTCCAGACGCTGAAATCAATGGATGAGGACGGCAGAGTCTTTTACATCGGCTCATTATCAAAAGTCGTCGCTCCGGGCATGCGGGTCGGCTGGATTGCAACTGATGAAGCATGGATTGAGACACTATTCCGCTTTAAAAAAGACCTGGACCACCCTTTCGCTCAATCCGTTATGGCGACTTACCTTGAAGGAGTTGACTGGTCAAAGCATTTGGAAAACCTGCAAACCCTTTATCAATCTAAATGTAATACCATGCTTGAAGCATTGTCTGTACAAATGCCAAAAACCGTTACCTGGACGCGTCCTGATGGGGGTTACTTTGTCTGGCTCACTATACAGGAAGCTGATACGGCAGCACTTTTAGAGAAGGCGACAGATACAGGTGTATCCTATATCCCCGGGAAGTATTTTTATCTGGAGCAGGAAGATGGTCTGACTAATCTGCGGCTGTCATTTAGTGCAGCAGATGAGAATGAGATTGTTGAGGGAGTCAGGCGGCTGGCAGTGTGTATGAGTCAACTTTAG
- a CDS encoding lipopolysaccharide biosynthesis protein, which yields MSRQTAINIGAQIISLVVTFGISFFLTPFIVRNIGVDSFGYIGLTNNFINFIQIITVAINSMAGRFITISLYKGETLQAKKYFASVFFSNLFIVLILTGPVVFILLNLSDYINIPAALVADVTMLVGLMFIVFCMNVLGTVFGVAAFARNRLDLLSVADIVGNLIKVAVLVSAFSLFIPKLTYVAVAMIISTSFMMILNIYYTRKLLPEINIRYKYFELKSIKEILSAGIWNSLTRLSSFLSKGLSLLITNLFIGPGAMGLLAVSQTIPNTIGTIISKLSDVFAPDLTISFAHEDNKKMLMQLNTSIKILGFFSAIPLAILFTYGEHFFELWLPGQDADLLHRLSILICLGFTVALPMEGIWNVFTVVNKVKQTSFFLLGNAALTLLLMFAGLSLIDDSVHRLYVVASVEAFVSLISSLIFLPIYAAKCMNVSVKTFYPPILKNTISLLLIVSLSFYLKELIDISGWLTFIMLCLLTAIISVLINSFFLLNRYERKVLTSIILKKK from the coding sequence ATGAGCCGGCAGACTGCAATTAATATAGGTGCTCAAATCATCAGTCTGGTTGTAACATTTGGAATCAGTTTTTTTCTGACTCCTTTTATTGTCCGGAATATAGGCGTTGATTCTTTCGGATATATTGGACTAACGAATAACTTTATTAATTTTATTCAAATTATCACTGTAGCAATTAATTCGATGGCAGGAAGATTTATTACAATCAGTCTGTATAAAGGAGAAACCCTGCAGGCAAAAAAATACTTTGCTTCAGTTTTCTTTTCGAATTTATTTATTGTCCTGATCTTAACAGGTCCGGTTGTATTTATTTTATTAAATCTTTCTGATTACATTAATATTCCTGCTGCACTGGTTGCTGATGTGACCATGCTTGTGGGCTTAATGTTTATTGTTTTTTGTATGAATGTATTAGGTACAGTTTTTGGTGTTGCTGCGTTTGCCAGAAATCGCCTGGACTTATTGTCTGTCGCTGATATAGTGGGAAATCTTATTAAAGTCGCTGTATTAGTATCTGCATTCAGTTTGTTTATCCCAAAACTGACTTATGTTGCTGTTGCGATGATCATTTCTACATCATTTATGATGATACTGAATATTTATTATACGCGTAAGCTGTTACCTGAAATTAATATCAGATACAAATATTTTGAATTAAAGAGCATTAAAGAAATTCTGTCAGCCGGTATATGGAACAGTCTTACCAGGTTATCTTCGTTTCTGTCAAAAGGATTGAGCCTGTTAATTACAAACTTATTTATTGGGCCGGGAGCGATGGGCCTGCTCGCGGTTTCCCAAACGATTCCCAATACAATCGGTACAATCATCAGTAAGTTATCTGATGTTTTTGCACCTGATTTAACAATCAGTTTTGCGCATGAAGATAATAAAAAAATGCTTATGCAACTGAATACATCAATTAAAATACTTGGTTTTTTCTCAGCTATTCCATTAGCCATACTCTTCACTTATGGAGAACACTTTTTTGAGTTGTGGCTGCCGGGACAGGATGCTGATCTGTTGCATCGGCTTTCTATTCTTATTTGTCTGGGGTTTACAGTTGCTCTCCCGATGGAGGGGATATGGAATGTATTCACTGTGGTAAATAAGGTAAAGCAGACATCATTTTTTCTATTGGGGAATGCAGCTTTAACACTCCTGCTAATGTTTGCCGGTCTGAGCCTGATTGATGATTCTGTCCACCGGCTTTATGTAGTTGCTTCTGTTGAGGCTTTTGTTTCATTAATTAGTTCACTTATTTTTCTGCCAATCTATGCAGCTAAATGTATGAATGTGAGTGTTAAAACATTTTATCCACCTATATTAAAAAATACGATATCGCTTCTGCTGATTGTCAGTCTATCATTTTATTTGAAGGAGCTAATAGATATCTCAGGCTGGCTGACCTTTATTATGCTTTGTTTGTTGACTGCGATAATCAGTGTGCTGATAAACAGCTTTTTCCTTCTTAATCGCTATGAAAGAAAGGTGCTGACCTCAATTATTTTAAAAAAGAAATAA
- a CDS encoding glycosyltransferase family 2 protein, whose translation MKKVSVIIPVYKVEPYLDRCIKSVVNQTYPHLEIILVNDGSPDRCPEICDKWAEEDSRIQVIHKENGGLSDARNAGIDAATGEYITFLDSDDMFAPQMVEVLYDNLISLQTRISVAQIQRVPEGKEPEYHFDTTPRLVTGDNVLIETIIKKPQWEACSKLFDRKLFEDTRFLKGILYEDLLLIPQIYARVDQIAVTSAGLYLYFERHDSIMGQTKRKISPDLVKVIEQNIMALKSNRQISRDTYYRLYAAFLLHPLVYFYDMDYYNTYKANTEFNRAYRQFLRRQWREIRQNIYMSRACKAGLAVCMNSVFIYYKTFKLLITLKENKRISWTFNTAGY comes from the coding sequence ATGAAAAAAGTTTCTGTGATCATTCCGGTTTATAAGGTGGAACCCTACTTAGACCGCTGTATTAAGAGTGTCGTGAATCAGACATACCCTCATCTTGAAATTATCCTGGTGAATGATGGTTCTCCCGACCGGTGTCCGGAAATTTGCGATAAATGGGCTGAGGAGGATTCCCGTATTCAAGTCATTCATAAAGAAAATGGCGGATTATCTGATGCAAGAAATGCAGGTATTGACGCAGCAACGGGTGAGTATATTACATTTCTGGATAGTGATGATATGTTTGCCCCTCAAATGGTTGAAGTATTATATGATAATCTGATCAGCCTCCAGACAAGAATATCAGTTGCACAAATTCAGCGCGTTCCCGAAGGAAAGGAGCCTGAATATCATTTTGATACCACGCCCCGCCTGGTTACAGGAGACAATGTTTTAATAGAAACAATTATTAAAAAGCCTCAGTGGGAAGCCTGTAGTAAACTTTTTGATCGCAAGTTATTTGAAGACACCCGTTTTTTAAAGGGCATCTTATACGAGGATCTATTATTGATACCGCAAATTTATGCCAGAGTCGATCAGATTGCAGTTACCTCTGCAGGCCTTTATTTATATTTTGAACGACATGACAGTATTATGGGACAAACCAAACGGAAAATCTCTCCTGATCTTGTAAAAGTCATTGAACAGAATATTATGGCACTAAAGTCTAACCGGCAAATTTCCAGAGATACTTATTATCGCTTGTATGCTGCATTTCTATTACATCCACTTGTGTATTTTTATGATATGGATTACTACAATACCTATAAAGCAAATACTGAATTCAATCGTGCATACAGACAATTCCTGCGGCGTCAATGGCGGGAAATCAGACAAAACATCTATATGTCCCGGGCATGTAAAGCAGGTCTTGCAGTATGTATGAACTCTGTTTTTATCTATTACAAAACCTTTAAGCTGCTCATCACATTAAAAGAGAATAAAAGAATCAGCTGGACTTTTAATACAGCCGGATACTGA
- a CDS encoding Gfo/Idh/MocA family protein — translation MSKLIKSAVIGTGFSAMAHLETLKRLPGVEAAGIVSRSAEKAKQIAREYRLEFAYGSIEELLSNPEIDVVHNCTPNVMHYELNKRILESGKHVLSEKPLALNSDQSLELLEIAEASGLINGVCFNYRHYPMVEEARSRIESGEFGRPHLISGGYLQDWCLYQSDYSWRMDPGLNGPSRAIADIGSHWCDTMQHVLGKRIVRVMADLTILHVERMKPAEGTGSTFSHERTAQYEKVSIHSEDAGNVLVQFEDGTKGMFTVSQVTAGKKNHLHFTISLSDAAFEWNQEEPNLLWIGRRNQSNQLLMKDAALLSQQAGAYAHFPGGHQEGWPDCLKNLMLSFYGKIARAEQTVSFATFEDGHYNMRIIDAILKSASERAWIDV, via the coding sequence TTGTCAAAATTGATAAAAAGCGCTGTGATCGGAACTGGTTTTTCTGCAATGGCTCATTTGGAAACGCTGAAGAGGCTGCCGGGGGTGGAGGCAGCAGGAATCGTATCAAGGTCTGCTGAGAAGGCAAAGCAGATTGCAAGAGAGTACCGGCTTGAATTTGCTTATGGTAGTATTGAAGAGTTGCTCTCAAATCCTGAGATTGACGTCGTACATAATTGCACTCCCAACGTGATGCATTATGAACTGAATAAAAGAATCCTTGAATCAGGGAAGCATGTGTTATCGGAAAAACCACTTGCGTTAAATAGTGATCAGTCCCTGGAGCTTCTGGAAATTGCGGAGGCATCAGGGCTTATAAATGGCGTCTGTTTTAATTACAGACATTATCCTATGGTGGAGGAGGCACGCAGCCGGATTGAGAGCGGAGAATTTGGTCGCCCTCATTTAATTTCGGGTGGCTACCTGCAGGACTGGTGCCTATATCAATCTGATTATAGCTGGCGAATGGATCCCGGATTAAATGGACCGTCAAGAGCAATAGCTGATATCGGCTCACACTGGTGTGATACAATGCAGCATGTTTTGGGTAAACGCATCGTACGCGTCATGGCTGACCTGACGATTTTACACGTAGAACGTATGAAGCCGGCTGAAGGGACAGGCAGCACTTTTTCTCATGAGAGAACCGCGCAGTATGAAAAAGTCAGTATTCATTCTGAGGATGCAGGTAATGTACTGGTTCAATTCGAGGACGGTACAAAAGGAATGTTTACTGTCTCACAGGTGACTGCCGGTAAGAAAAATCATCTTCATTTTACGATTTCATTATCAGATGCAGCATTTGAATGGAATCAGGAGGAACCAAATCTATTATGGATCGGCAGACGGAACCAATCGAACCAATTGCTGATGAAGGATGCAGCGCTTTTATCTCAACAGGCTGGAGCGTATGCACATTTTCCGGGTGGGCATCAGGAAGGATGGCCGGACTGCCTGAAAAATTTAATGTTATCTTTCTATGGGAAAATTGCGCGTGCTGAACAAACAGTTTCTTTTGCTACTTTTGAGGATGGACACTACAATATGAGAATTATAGATGCGATATTAAAAAGCGCCAGTGAAAGAGCATGGATAGATGTGTAA